A stretch of Pyrenophora tritici-repentis strain M4 chromosome 7, whole genome shotgun sequence DNA encodes these proteins:
- a CDS encoding TT-ORF1 domain containing protein has translation MYTNAITVITLLSGLAAAMPQAMPPSMIFTRQAAGAACFVIGKETLPAETAAVVDQIKSKVTCSTSVKTVENVPDVTSGSQTFSKIDFTKSGKSPLAFALETFNTAEPLDDSNDVAFQDALNVYLATEAGVRSVGGSLAIKVPKFFLDFQMARIMTARGTPPTDPAKTVEHLKEKVLTNGAGEDQALLDQVSQLATELS, from the coding sequence ATGTACACAAACGCCATCACCGTTATTACCCTCCTCAGCGGCCTCGCTGCAGCCATGCCCCAAGCCATGCCCCCATCCATGATCTTCACCCGTCAAGCCGCGGGCGCCGCCTGTTTCGTCATCGGCAAAGAAACGCTCCCCGCCGAAACAGCAGCGGTAGTCGACCAGATCAAAAGCAAAGTCACCTGTTCCACCAGCGTAAAAACCGTCGAAAACGTGCCCGACGTAACCTCCGGCTCGCAAACCTTTTCCAAAATTGACTTTACTAAATCGGGAAAATCTCCCCTGGCTTTCGCTCTCGAAACTTTCAACACGGCGGAACCGCTCGACGACTCAAATGACGTTGCTTTCCAGGACGCGCTTAACGTTTATCTCGCTACGGAAGCTGGTGTTCGCAGTGTGGGTGGTAGTCTCGCTATCAAGGTTCCCAAGTTCTTCCTTGATTTCCAGATGGCGAGGATTATGACGGCGAGGGGGACGCCGCCTACGGACCCGGCGAAGACGGTCGAGCACTTGAAGGAGAAGGTTCTTACTAATGGCGCGGGTGAGGATCAGGCGCTTTTGGATCAGGTTTCTCAGTTGGCTACCGAGTTGTCGTAG